Sequence from the Candidatus Methylopumilus planktonicus genome:
GCAAGTTCAGATAATCGAGGTTTAATACTTCATATTATTGAAAACGTTGCAAAAGAAGTTTTTATTCCCCTCACCGTAGGCGGCGGCGTTCGAACTCTAGAAGATGTAAGAAATTTACTCAATGCAGGTGCTGACAAAGTCAGTATAAATACATCAGCAATTATTAATCCAGATATTGTTTATCAAACTTCATCCCGTTTTGGTTCACAGTGTATTGTCGTTGCAATAGACGCAAAGTTAACAGATCAAGGGGGTAAATCTTTTTGGCAAGTATTTACGCATGGAGGCAGAAATGCTACCGGGCTAGATGCAATTGAATGGGCAGTAAAAATGGTCTCATTAGGTGCAGGTGAACTATTAATTACGAGCATGGATCGAGACGGGACAAAAAAAGGTTTTGATCTCGAATTGATTAAGTCAATATCTGATAAAGTGGATGTGCCTATTATTGCTTCCGGAGGCGTTGGTGATTTTCAGCATCTTGTAGATGGTATAAAAATAGGTGGGGCTGATGCAGTCTTAGCAGCAAGTATATTCCACTTCGGTGAATATACAATCGATGAAGCAAAAGCGTTTATGAAGTCTAATCATATAGAGATTCGTCAATGAGCTGGATACATTCAATAAAATGGGACTCCGATGGTCTTGTGCCTGTGATTGCTCAAGACTATAAAACAAATAAAGTGCTTATGTTTGCATGGATGAACCAAGAGGCCTTAGAGCTCACACAAAAAAATAAGAAAGCTTTTTATTGGTCAAGGTCTAGGAAAAAAATTTGGGAAAAAGGCGAAGAATCCGGACATACACAAAATGTTCGCGAAATTAGACTTGATTGCGATGGCGATGTCGTCTTGCTTAAAATTGAGCAAGTTGAAAATATTGCTTGTCATACCGGACGTGAAACTTGTTTCTACCAAAAATTAGATGATAAAGGCATTTGGATAAACGATCATGCCGTGATTAAAGACCCTAAAGATATTTATAAAAAATAAAGATATGAATACTATTTTAAAAAAACTTACCGAAACACTCGAAGCTAGAAAAAAAGATGATCCGACTAAATCATATACAGCTTCTTTATATCGTGACGGGTTAGAAGCTATTTTAAAAAAAGTAAATGAAGAAGCTTTTGAAACAATCATTGCTGCGCGCCAAGGAGACGACAAGGAGCTTATTCATGAAGTCGCTGATCTTTGGTTTCATACTTTAGTATTAATGGCACATAAAAATTTAAGTGCAGAAGATATTTTGAATGAGCTTTCAAGAAGAGAAGGGACTTCAGGTATTGAAGAAAAAGAAAGCCGCTCTTCAAAAGTAAAATAATATGACATGTATTTTTTGTAAAATTATTGACGGCTCAATACCAAGCAAAAAAATATTTGAGAATGATGAATTGATTGCTTTTCATGATGTTCACCCTATCGATAAAGTGCACTTTCTCATTACGCCTAAAAAACATATTGAAAATTTGATAGCCTGCAGTGAAATTGATAAAGACATCATATCGAATATGCTTTTATTAGCGCCTAAGCTAGCAAAAGAGTTAGGATTAAAAGGCTTTCGCACAATGATTAATTCAGGGGCTGAGGGCGGTCAAGAAGTTTTTCATATGCACTTTCATGTTTACGGTGGAAGTTCAAAACTAGTAAAAATTTAATAAGGGGATTGTTATGGGATTTTCAAGCATTACACATTGGCTAATAGTTTTGTTAATTGTCTTCTTAATATTTGGTACAAGTAAATTAAGAAATATTGGAAGCGATTTAGGTGCCGCAATTAAGAACTTTAAAGATGCAGTTAAAAATGAAAATACACCAAAAAATAGAGCATCAACTCGAAAGACTGCAAAAACTCGAGCTAGAAAATAAGCTTTATGTTTGATGTTTCATTTTCAGAGTTAGTCGTTATTTTTTTTGTAGCACTGATAGCTATTGGCCCAGAAAAGCTTCCTAAAGTTGCTAAGGTCCTAGGCAAGCTTACTGGAAGAGCTCAAAATTATATTGGGAAACTTAAAGAAGAGATTGAGCGAGAAGAAAAGTTTAAAGAGCTTCAAAAAATTCAGCGTGAAATTAAAAAAAAGTCGATTAAATCTCGGTGACTCACTTTAAACCTTTTATTCAGCAACTCATTGAATTAAGAAATACTCTGTTTAGAGCTTCAGTTAGCTTTATTATCATTTTTATATGTCTAAGTTTTTACGCAAATGATATCTATAGTTTTTTCTCAGCGCCACTTATTGCTAAATTAACAGACGGTAATAAGTTGGTAAGCACAGGTCTTACCTCAACATTTTTAGTCCCAATCAAAATTACAGCCTTCGTTTCATTTTTGCTCTCACTCCCTTTTATTTTTTATCAGTTTTGGCGTTTTATTTCCCCTGGGCTTTATAAAAAAGAAAAAAAATTAATTTTATTTTCATTCGTGAGTGGTTTCATATTGTTCTTTATTGGAATGACTTTTGCTTATTACCTCATTTTCCCAATTATATTTAATTTCTTTATTCTGATGACGCCCACAAATGTAAGTCTAATGATAGATATTTCAAATTATCTGGATTTAATTTTGTCCTTGCTTATCTCATTTGGATTGGCATTCGAAGTGCCGGTAATTATTATTATATTAGTGACATTAGGATGGGTAAAAGTTAAAACATTGGAAGAAGCAAGACCATATATGATTGTGATTGCCTTTATCGTTAGTGCTATTCTGACGCCACCCGATGTTATCTCACAATTATGCTTAGCAATTCCATTATGGTTTTTATACGAAATAGGCTTATTAGTATCAAAACGAATCAACTTAAAGGCTTGATAAGCTGAAATTTAGTTTTGCCTGCTATTTAGATTTCGAATGAAATTTTGTATAATGCAGCAACTTTTGCAGAGTTCACGTCTCTCAACCATAATAATTTCATAAAAACATACTTACATTAAGATCATGGCAAACCATCAAGACGACAAAATAGACAAAAAGAAAAGAAGTTTTTTAATTGCAGCCACTACTGTAACTGGCGCAATTGGTGCAGGAGCGATTGCCGTTCCATTCTTATCAAGTATGACACCAAGCGAACGCGCTAAAGCTGCCGGAGCACCTGTTGAAGTTGATCTAAGTAAGATTGAAGCAGGGTCTATGATTACGACTGAATGGAGAGGTCAGCCAGTTTGGATTATTAATCGCTCTAAGGCAATGTTAGATGATTTGAAAAAAAACGACCCCAATCTTTCCGACCCTAATCTTGATGTAATATCTCAGCAGCCAAGTTATTGCAAGAATGCGACAAGATCCCTTAAACCTAATTTGCTTGTCCTAGTTGGCATTTGCACTCATTTGGGTTGTTCACCAACTGCAAAATTAGAAACGCAAGGTGATATGGGCGAAAATTGGAGTGGGGGATTTTTCTGCCCATGTCATGGCTCTAGATTTGATTTAGCTGGTCGAGTATATAAGGGGTCTCCAGCGCCAATTAATCTTGTAGTTCCTCCTCATAAATATATCAATGACAGCACCCTATTAATTGGTGAAGA
This genomic interval carries:
- the tatA gene encoding Sec-independent protein translocase subunit TatA, encoding MGFSSITHWLIVLLIVFLIFGTSKLRNIGSDLGAAIKNFKDAVKNENTPKNRASTRKTAKTRARK
- the hisF gene encoding imidazole glycerol phosphate synthase subunit HisF, which encodes MSLAKRIIPCLDVTDGRVVKGINFLELQDAGDPVEVAKKYNEQGADELTFLDITASSDNRGLILHIIENVAKEVFIPLTVGGGVRTLEDVRNLLNAGADKVSINTSAIINPDIVYQTSSRFGSQCIVVAIDAKLTDQGGKSFWQVFTHGGRNATGLDAIEWAVKMVSLGAGELLITSMDRDGTKKGFDLELIKSISDKVDVPIIASGGVGDFQHLVDGIKIGGADAVLAASIFHFGEYTIDEAKAFMKSNHIEIRQ
- a CDS encoding phosphoribosyl-ATP diphosphatase gives rise to the protein MNTILKKLTETLEARKKDDPTKSYTASLYRDGLEAILKKVNEEAFETIIAARQGDDKELIHEVADLWFHTLVLMAHKNLSAEDILNELSRREGTSGIEEKESRSSKVK
- the tatB gene encoding Sec-independent protein translocase protein TatB — encoded protein: MFDVSFSELVVIFFVALIAIGPEKLPKVAKVLGKLTGRAQNYIGKLKEEIEREEKFKELQKIQREIKKKSIKSR
- the hisI gene encoding phosphoribosyl-AMP cyclohydrolase, with the protein product MSWIHSIKWDSDGLVPVIAQDYKTNKVLMFAWMNQEALELTQKNKKAFYWSRSRKKIWEKGEESGHTQNVREIRLDCDGDVVLLKIEQVENIACHTGRETCFYQKLDDKGIWINDHAVIKDPKDIYKK
- the tatC gene encoding twin-arginine translocase subunit TatC — its product is MTHFKPFIQQLIELRNTLFRASVSFIIIFICLSFYANDIYSFFSAPLIAKLTDGNKLVSTGLTSTFLVPIKITAFVSFLLSLPFIFYQFWRFISPGLYKKEKKLILFSFVSGFILFFIGMTFAYYLIFPIIFNFFILMTPTNVSLMIDISNYLDLILSLLISFGLAFEVPVIIIILVTLGWVKVKTLEEARPYMIVIAFIVSAILTPPDVISQLCLAIPLWFLYEIGLLVSKRINLKA
- a CDS encoding histidine triad nucleotide-binding protein, which codes for MTCIFCKIIDGSIPSKKIFENDELIAFHDVHPIDKVHFLITPKKHIENLIACSEIDKDIISNMLLLAPKLAKELGLKGFRTMINSGAEGGQEVFHMHFHVYGGSSKLVKI
- the petA gene encoding ubiquinol-cytochrome c reductase iron-sulfur subunit → MANHQDDKIDKKKRSFLIAATTVTGAIGAGAIAVPFLSSMTPSERAKAAGAPVEVDLSKIEAGSMITTEWRGQPVWIINRSKAMLDDLKKNDPNLSDPNLDVISQQPSYCKNATRSLKPNLLVLVGICTHLGCSPTAKLETQGDMGENWSGGFFCPCHGSRFDLAGRVYKGSPAPINLVVPPHKYINDSTLLIGEDNKG